The Ruminococcaceae bacterium BL-4 region TCTCTGTAATTCCACCGGTGTTGCACAGATCAGGCTGGATCACGTCCAGAGTGCGATCCTCAAAGAACTGACGGAAGCCCCAGCGGGTGTAGCTGCGCTCGCCAGTAGCAAGTGGCAGACCACTGCGCTCCTTGATATGTTTAAAGAGCATCGGATTGCAGGGCATCGTGGGTTCCTCAAAGTACATGATACGATAAGGTTCAAGAGCCTTGCCCAAAATAGCAGAGGTGTTGGCATCAAGCAAAGAGTGAATCTCGACAATGATGTCCAGATCATCACCGCCAGCCTCACGAGCTGCGGCAATGCGTTCTACAGAGCGCTTTAGGTCATGTTCCCTGTAGCAACCACGAATTTGATTTCCTTGGGTAGCAAATACTGCGCCAAAGTCTTTCTTCTGAGTGGGAGCGAAAACAGGGTCGATCTTAACAGCATCATAACCTTCCGACATAGCGTCCTTAACGACGTCATAGTATTCCTTCGGATCGTACAGAAGGGTCATAGAATCGTCTTTCTCTATGAGTTTCCGCCAGCCAAACTGAAGTTGGGATGCATAGGCGCGGAGCTTATCGTTGGTTTTGCCGCCGAGCAGCTTATAAACAGGCAGGTTCAAAGCTTTGCCTTTAATATCCCAGCAGGCAGTATCGATAGCTGCTATCGCAGAGGTGACAACTACGCCGCCTCCCATGCCCCAAAATGTATGACGATGCAGGTGTTCCCAAATCTTTTCGGTATTAAAGGGGTCCATACCGATAACCAACTTAGCAAAGTCCTGACACTGACCAAAGGCCGCCTCAGAGCAGTTGCCATAAG contains the following coding sequences:
- a CDS encoding Mandelate racemase/muconate lactonizing enzyme, N-terminal domain protein, coding for MKITSVECYLGDGALGGFITIKVNTDEGISGFGEAGLAYGNCSEAAFGQCQDFAKLVIGMDPFNTEKIWEHLHRHTFWGMGGGVVVTSAIAAIDTACWDIKGKALNLPVYKLLGGKTNDKLRAYASQLQFGWRKLIEKDDSMTLLYDPKEYYDVVKDAMSEGYDAVKIDPVFAPTQKKDFGAVFATQGNQIRGCYREHDLKRSVERIAAAREAGGDDLDIIVEIHSLLDANTSAILGKALEPYRIMYFEEPTMPCNPMLFKHIKERSGLPLATGERSYTRWGFRQFFEDRTLDVIQPDLCNTGGITETKKICDMAQVYDIGVQIHVCGGPIATAAALQVEATIPNFVIHEEHNANLLTKFKNAGKYYYAPKNGFYEIPELPGIGQEMSEEYMSKAKKVVIK